A single region of the Grus americana isolate bGruAme1 chromosome 3, bGruAme1.mat, whole genome shotgun sequence genome encodes:
- the NENF gene encoding neudesin: MAGGAVRVLLAALLGVLPAAAERELRFKPPAEAPVRLFTEPDLARYDGQQEGQPIYLAVKGVVFDVTSGKEFYGKGAPYNALVGKDSTRGVAKMSLDPADLTHDITGLTEEELKSLDDIFNNVYKAKYPIVGYTSRRILNEDGSPNLDFKPEDQPHFNIKDEF, from the exons ATGGCGGGCGGCGCGGTgcgggtgctgctggctgctctgctcGGCGTCCTGCCGGCCGCGGCCGAGCGGGAGCTCCGCTTCAAGCCGCCGGCCGAGGCTCCCGTGCGGCTCTTCACCGAGCCTGATCTGGCCAGATACGACGGGCAGCAG GAAGGACAGCCCATTTACCTGGCAGTGAAGGGAGTAGTATTTGATGTCACTTCTGGAAAAG AATTTTATGGAAAAGGAGCCCCATACAATgctttggttggaaaagactcaACAAGAGGAGTTGCAAAGATGTCTCTGGATCCAGCAGATCTTACACATGATATA ACGGGACTCACAGAAGAGGAACTCAAGTCCCTGGATGATATCTTCAATAATGTTTATAAGGCCAAATATCCAATTGTTGGCTATACTTCTCGACGAATTCTGAATGAGGATGGCAGCCCCAATCTAGACTTTAAACCTGAAGATCAGCCACACTTCAACATTAAAGATGAGTTTTGA